A single Bacillus sp. HMF5848 DNA region contains:
- the purS gene encoding phosphoribosylformylglycinamidine synthase subunit PurS — MYKVKVYVTLRESVLDPQGSAVVHSLNSLGYSSIEDVRIGKYMELTVAKSDRAVEDVVKEVCDKLLANPVMEDYRFEIEEVVPQ; from the coding sequence ATGTACAAAGTAAAGGTGTATGTAACATTAAGAGAAAGCGTTCTTGATCCACAAGGGAGTGCGGTTGTTCACTCGCTAAATAGTTTGGGGTATAGTTCAATCGAGGATGTTCGTATCGGAAAGTATATGGAGCTTACTGTTGCAAAAAGCGACCGCGCTGTAGAAGATGTCGTGAAAGAGGTTTGTGATAAGCTACTAGCAAATCCTGTTATGGAAGATTACCGATTTGAAATTGAGGAGGTAGTTCCTCAATGA
- the purQ gene encoding phosphoribosylformylglycinamidine synthase subunit PurQ — MKFAVIVFPGSNCDVDMFHAIQDELGEQVEYVWHDQANLDGFDGILLPGGFSYGDYLRTGAIAHFSNIMSAIKKAADEGKPVLGVCNGFQILLETGLLPGAMLRNKDLKFICRTVTLSVDNHETMFTNAYNKQEKIQIPIAHGEGNYYCDKKTLHRLQENNQIVFRYDGNNPNGSIDNIAGIMNERGNVLGMMPHPERAVDSLLGSADGLKLFKSIVKNWREINHGVIA; from the coding sequence ATGAAGTTTGCTGTGATTGTGTTTCCAGGCTCTAATTGTGATGTCGATATGTTTCACGCAATTCAAGATGAGCTAGGTGAGCAAGTGGAGTATGTATGGCATGATCAAGCAAACCTTGATGGCTTTGATGGAATCTTACTTCCGGGTGGGTTTTCATATGGTGATTATTTGCGTACGGGAGCCATTGCTCATTTCTCAAACATTATGTCTGCTATAAAAAAAGCGGCTGATGAAGGCAAACCTGTGTTAGGTGTGTGTAATGGATTTCAAATTTTACTAGAGACGGGCTTACTACCAGGCGCGATGCTAAGAAATAAGGATTTAAAATTTATATGTCGTACAGTAACGCTGTCAGTTGATAATCATGAGACAATGTTTACAAATGCTTATAACAAACAGGAAAAAATCCAAATTCCAATCGCGCATGGAGAAGGAAACTATTACTGTGATAAAAAGACACTTCATAGATTACAAGAAAACAATCAAATTGTATTTCGATATGATGGCAACAATCCAAATGGGAGCATAGACAATATTGCCGGTATTATGAACGAAAGAGGCAACGTATTAGGCATGATGCCGCACCCGGAAAGAGCCGTTGACTCTTTACTTGGAAGTGCTGATGGCTTAAAGCTGTTTAAATCCATTGTGAAAAATTGGAGGGAGATTAATCATGGCGTTATTGCTTGA
- the purL gene encoding phosphoribosylformylglycinamidine synthase subunit PurL — MALLLEPASQQIKDEKIYQELGLTDAEFAMIENILGRLPNYTETGLFSVMWSEHCSYKNSKPVLRKFPTSGEKVLQGPGEGAGIVDIGDGQAVVFKIESHNHPSAIEPYQGAATGVGGIIRDVFSMGARPVALLNSLRFGELTNSRVKYLFKEVVAGIAGYGNCIGIPTVGGEVQFDPAYEGNPLVNAMCVGIINHEDIKKGQAKGVGNTVMYIGAKTGRDGIHGATFASEELSEASEAKRPAVQVGDPFMEKLLLEACLELVKCDALVGIQDMGAAGLTSSSAEMASKAGSGIEMNLDLVPQRETNMTGYEMMLSESQERMLIVVEKGREEEIQDIVKKYDLEAVAIGRVTDDKKLRLIHKGEVIADVPVDALAEEAPVYHKPSKQPAYYEEFQAMTLEAPVVTDYKHTLIELLKQPTIASKEWVYDQYDYMVRTNTVVQPGSDAAVVRIRGTKKALAMTTDCNSRYLYLDPLVGGQIAVAEAARNVVCSGAEPLAITDCLNFGNPEKPEIFWQLEKAVDGISEACRTLQTPVISGNVSLYNETNGVAVYPTPVVGMVGLIEDIQHITTQAFKEAGDAIYVIGEAFCEFGGSELQKLKNNGKIFGKAPKLDLAVEVTRQKQLLSAIRQGLVQSAHDIAEGGVAVAVAECVMANNGLGANVKVSGEPVSALFSETQSRFIVSVKQEHKQRFDELVSDACLIGSVTEDNRLEIYADNGDALVQVDVPELTTAWKGAIPCLLNSKG; from the coding sequence ATGGCGTTATTGCTTGAACCAGCATCACAACAAATTAAAGATGAGAAGATATACCAAGAACTTGGTTTAACAGATGCTGAATTTGCCATGATTGAAAACATTCTTGGCAGACTCCCAAATTACACAGAAACAGGCTTGTTTTCGGTTATGTGGTCTGAGCACTGTAGCTATAAAAACTCCAAACCAGTGTTACGTAAATTCCCAACATCGGGAGAGAAAGTATTACAAGGACCAGGCGAGGGTGCCGGTATCGTAGATATAGGGGACGGGCAAGCTGTCGTGTTCAAAATTGAAAGTCATAACCATCCATCAGCGATTGAACCTTACCAAGGGGCAGCAACTGGTGTCGGTGGCATTATTCGTGATGTGTTTTCAATGGGCGCGCGTCCAGTAGCATTACTTAACTCGTTACGGTTTGGTGAATTAACGAATTCACGAGTGAAATACTTGTTTAAAGAGGTTGTTGCAGGGATTGCTGGATATGGAAATTGTATTGGCATTCCGACTGTTGGTGGCGAGGTGCAGTTTGATCCAGCGTATGAGGGAAATCCGTTAGTGAATGCTATGTGTGTCGGAATTATTAATCATGAAGATATAAAGAAAGGCCAGGCGAAAGGCGTAGGCAATACTGTCATGTACATTGGGGCGAAAACAGGTCGTGATGGAATTCACGGTGCAACATTCGCATCAGAAGAGTTATCCGAGGCGTCTGAAGCAAAGCGTCCAGCGGTTCAAGTGGGGGATCCATTTATGGAAAAGCTTTTACTTGAAGCATGCTTAGAGCTAGTAAAGTGTGATGCTCTTGTTGGTATTCAAGATATGGGCGCAGCAGGCTTAACGAGTTCTAGTGCAGAAATGGCAAGCAAAGCGGGGTCAGGTATCGAGATGAATCTTGACCTTGTGCCTCAACGAGAAACGAACATGACAGGCTATGAAATGATGCTGTCTGAATCACAAGAGCGTATGCTCATTGTTGTGGAAAAAGGCCGTGAAGAAGAAATTCAAGACATTGTTAAAAAGTACGATCTTGAAGCAGTGGCTATAGGTCGCGTAACAGATGATAAAAAACTTCGACTCATTCATAAAGGTGAAGTCATTGCAGACGTGCCTGTTGATGCACTTGCAGAAGAAGCGCCTGTATATCATAAACCTTCAAAGCAGCCAGCATATTATGAAGAGTTTCAGGCTATGACGCTGGAAGCACCAGTAGTGACTGACTACAAACATACGCTGATTGAGCTATTAAAGCAGCCGACGATTGCATCTAAGGAATGGGTGTATGATCAATACGACTACATGGTTCGTACTAACACGGTTGTGCAGCCTGGGAGCGATGCAGCTGTTGTTCGTATTCGTGGTACGAAAAAAGCATTAGCGATGACGACAGATTGTAATTCACGTTATTTATACTTAGATCCGCTTGTTGGTGGACAAATCGCTGTGGCAGAAGCAGCTAGAAACGTTGTTTGCTCAGGAGCAGAGCCGTTAGCCATCACAGATTGCTTGAACTTTGGCAATCCAGAGAAACCCGAGATTTTTTGGCAGCTAGAAAAAGCAGTAGACGGTATCAGTGAAGCCTGTCGTACGTTACAAACACCTGTCATTAGCGGGAATGTATCTCTTTATAATGAAACAAATGGTGTAGCTGTATATCCAACCCCTGTTGTTGGTATGGTGGGGTTAATAGAGGATATTCAGCATATTACAACGCAAGCATTTAAAGAAGCTGGTGATGCTATTTATGTGATTGGTGAGGCATTCTGCGAGTTTGGAGGCAGTGAGCTTCAAAAGTTAAAAAACAACGGTAAAATCTTCGGAAAAGCACCAAAGCTAGATTTAGCTGTTGAAGTAACGCGTCAAAAACAACTTCTTAGTGCCATTCGTCAAGGTTTAGTGCAATCAGCGCATGATATCGCTGAAGGCGGAGTTGCTGTAGCCGTTGCTGAGTGCGTCATGGCGAATAACGGGCTAGGTGCGAATGTTAAGGTGAGCGGTGAACCCGTGAGTGCCTTATTTAGTGAAACACAATCACGCTTTATCGTGTCTGTGAAACAAGAACATAAACAACGATTTGATGAGCTGGTGTCTGATGCATGCTTAATTGGCTCTGTAACAGAAGATAATAGACTAGAAATATATGCAGATAATGGAGATGCCTTAGTACAAGTGGATGTTCCGGAGCTTACGACTGCTTGGAAAGGAGCTATTCCATGCTTGCTGAACTCAAAGGGTTAA
- the purF gene encoding amidophosphoribosyltransferase: protein MLAELKGLNEECGVFGIWGHKDAPQITYYGLHSLQHRGQEGAGIVVTDGEKLKGYKGEGLIVDVFNNGQLSDLKGMAAIGHVRYATAGGGGIENVQPLMFRSQTGGLAIAHNGNLVNANALKHQLESQGSIFQSTSDTEVLAHLIKRSGFPLLKDRVKNALTMLKGAYAFLIITETEMMVALDPNGLRPLALGRMGDAYVVASETCAFDVVGATYVRDIEPGELLVIDNGGLHSERFAMSMNPAMCSMEYIYFSRPDSSINGINIHKSRKNLGKQLAREFPIDADVITGVPDSSISAAIGYAEESGIPYELGLIKNRYVGRTFIQPSQSLREQGVKMKLSPVRGVVEGKRVVMVDDSIVRGTTSKRIVQMLRDAGATEVHVRISSPPIKHPCFYGIDTSTHEELIASNKSVEEIKDIIGADSIGFLSLEGMVSGIGRKSTGEHCGQCVACFTGKYPTEIYPDTLLPHEKC from the coding sequence ATGCTTGCTGAACTCAAAGGGTTAAACGAAGAATGTGGCGTTTTTGGCATATGGGGACATAAGGATGCTCCTCAAATTACGTATTATGGTTTGCATAGCCTACAGCACCGTGGACAAGAAGGTGCTGGGATTGTTGTGACGGATGGAGAGAAGCTCAAAGGGTACAAAGGGGAAGGACTTATTGTTGATGTGTTCAATAATGGTCAACTCTCCGACCTTAAGGGGATGGCAGCTATCGGGCACGTCCGTTATGCGACAGCAGGTGGTGGGGGGATCGAAAATGTCCAGCCGCTTATGTTTCGCTCACAAACAGGTGGGCTTGCGATTGCACATAATGGTAACTTAGTGAATGCCAATGCACTAAAGCATCAGCTTGAAAGCCAAGGAAGCATCTTTCAATCGACCTCTGATACGGAAGTGTTAGCTCATCTTATTAAAAGAAGCGGATTTCCGTTACTTAAAGACCGTGTAAAAAATGCGCTAACAATGTTAAAAGGTGCGTATGCATTTTTAATTATTACGGAAACAGAAATGATGGTTGCACTCGATCCAAACGGATTACGTCCTTTAGCTTTAGGGAGAATGGGTGACGCATATGTTGTCGCGTCTGAAACGTGTGCGTTTGATGTTGTCGGGGCCACATATGTCCGTGATATAGAACCAGGAGAGTTACTTGTTATTGATAACGGGGGTCTTCATAGTGAACGTTTTGCTATGTCTATGAATCCGGCGATGTGTAGCATGGAATATATATATTTTTCAAGACCTGACAGTAGCATCAACGGAATCAATATTCATAAGTCTCGAAAAAATTTAGGGAAGCAACTTGCACGTGAGTTCCCAATCGACGCGGATGTTATTACAGGTGTACCTGATTCAAGTATATCTGCTGCTATCGGATATGCAGAGGAATCTGGTATTCCGTACGAGCTTGGTTTAATAAAAAATCGTTATGTAGGAAGGACATTTATTCAACCTTCTCAATCATTACGTGAGCAAGGTGTTAAGATGAAATTATCTCCTGTACGCGGAGTGGTGGAAGGCAAACGCGTTGTGATGGTTGACGATTCTATCGTCCGTGGAACAACAAGTAAGAGAATCGTGCAAATGCTCCGCGATGCGGGCGCAACCGAAGTACATGTGCGGATAAGCTCGCCACCAATTAAACACCCATGCTTTTATGGCATTGATACATCTACACATGAAGAACTGATTGCCTCTAACAAGTCTGTTGAAGAAATAAAAGATATTATTGGAGCAGATTCGATAGGTTTTTTAAGCTTAGAGGGTATGGTTTCAGGTATAGGACGTAAATCGACGGGCGAGCATTGTGGTCAGTGTGTTGCTTGCTTCACTGGTAAATATCCTACGGAGATATATCCAGATACATTACTACCACATGAGAAATGCTAG
- the purM gene encoding phosphoribosylformylglycinamidine cyclo-ligase — MADAYKQAGVDIEAGYEAVERMKHHVARTIRPEVLSGLGSFAGMFDISKFSFKEPVLLSGTDGVGTKLKLAFQMDSHDTIGIDCVAMCVNDIVVQGAEPIFFLDYIACGKAIPEKIEAIVKGIADGCEQAGCALIGGETAEMPGMYPEDEYDLAGFTVGIADKPNLITGDSIKPGDVLVGLSSSGLHSNGFSLVRRVLLEKAQLSVYETYGDLEKPLGKELLTPTRIYVKPILNLLKTYSIKGMAHITGGGFIENIPRMLPDGVSAEIDVGSWPIPAIFNLIQEKGSIPMKEMFNIFNMGIGLVMVVNEQDLLGVLADLEKSGEHAFIMGRIKEGSGMEFGGSLV, encoded by the coding sequence ATGGCTGATGCATATAAACAGGCTGGTGTTGACATTGAAGCAGGATATGAAGCGGTTGAGCGCATGAAGCATCATGTCGCTCGGACCATTCGACCTGAGGTACTAAGTGGATTAGGTAGTTTTGCGGGTATGTTTGACATATCAAAATTCTCCTTCAAAGAGCCTGTTCTACTTTCAGGTACGGATGGGGTTGGTACAAAGCTAAAGCTTGCTTTTCAAATGGATAGTCACGATACGATAGGCATAGACTGTGTAGCAATGTGTGTGAATGATATCGTTGTCCAAGGTGCAGAGCCGATATTTTTCTTAGATTATATTGCATGTGGCAAAGCAATTCCTGAAAAAATTGAAGCGATTGTCAAAGGGATTGCTGATGGATGTGAGCAGGCAGGCTGCGCTTTAATTGGGGGAGAAACAGCAGAGATGCCAGGTATGTATCCAGAGGATGAGTATGACCTCGCGGGATTTACAGTAGGGATCGCTGATAAACCAAACCTTATCACAGGCGATTCCATTAAACCAGGGGATGTCTTAGTCGGGTTGAGCTCGAGTGGTTTGCATAGCAATGGTTTTTCACTTGTTCGCCGCGTGCTACTTGAAAAGGCTCAGTTATCTGTATATGAAACTTACGGTGATTTAGAGAAACCATTAGGAAAAGAGCTTCTAACACCTACTCGTATTTATGTGAAACCAATTTTAAACCTATTAAAAACATATTCTATTAAAGGGATGGCGCATATAACAGGGGGAGGCTTTATTGAAAATATTCCCCGCATGTTGCCTGACGGTGTGAGTGCTGAAATTGATGTGGGATCGTGGCCTATCCCAGCTATATTTAATCTTATTCAGGAAAAAGGCTCTATTCCGATGAAGGAAATGTTTAATATTTTTAATATGGGAATTGGTCTTGTTATGGTAGTGAATGAACAAGACTTGTTAGGTGTTTTAGCTGATTTAGAAAAATCCGGTGAGCATGCATTTATAATGGGGCGAATAAAAGAAGGAAGTGGAATGGAGTTTGGAGGCAGCTTAGTATGA
- the purN gene encoding phosphoribosylglycinamide formyltransferase encodes MTMPIAIFASGNGSNFQALVEATASSELLATIKLLVCDNPNAYVIERAQKLGIPTFIFNPKNYATKADFEKDIIEQLNEHAVSYIVLAGYMRLIGPTLLNAFPKKIINIHPSLLPSFPGKDAIGQAFRAGVKQTGITVHVVDEGMDTGPIIAQKPINIEDNESLESIEARIHELEHDFYKATLQMVFRKGEL; translated from the coding sequence ATGACAATGCCAATTGCTATCTTTGCCTCTGGCAATGGTTCAAACTTTCAAGCGCTTGTAGAAGCAACTGCTAGCAGTGAGCTATTAGCAACTATCAAATTGCTAGTATGTGATAACCCTAATGCTTACGTTATTGAGCGGGCACAAAAGTTAGGAATTCCTACTTTTATATTCAATCCAAAGAACTATGCAACTAAGGCTGATTTTGAAAAAGATATCATCGAACAGCTTAACGAACACGCTGTATCATATATCGTGTTAGCAGGATACATGCGATTAATTGGACCAACACTTCTTAATGCTTTTCCTAAAAAAATTATAAACATTCACCCTTCGCTACTGCCAAGCTTTCCGGGCAAGGATGCTATTGGGCAAGCATTTCGAGCTGGTGTAAAGCAAACAGGTATAACAGTACATGTTGTTGATGAAGGAATGGATACCGGGCCAATTATTGCACAGAAACCAATCAACATTGAAGATAATGAGTCGTTAGAAAGTATTGAGGCACGTATTCATGAGCTTGAGCATGACTTTTATAAAGCTACATTGCAGATGGTATTTCGGAAAGGAGAGTTGTAG
- the purH gene encoding bifunctional phosphoribosylaminoimidazolecarboxamide formyltransferase/IMP cyclohydrolase, giving the protein MKKRALVSVSNKENLVPFVQGLQALGYEVISTGGTKKQLEENGVTVIGISEVTGFPEILDGRVKTLHPAIHGGLLAMRSKQEHTQQIKEHAIQPIDVVCVNLYPFKETISKPNVRFEDAIENIDIGGPSMLRSAAKNHEAVTVVVDPEDYEKVLVELKDTGDTTVETRRRLAAKVFRHTAAYDALIAEFLTTQSGEEFPESYTVTYEKKQDLRYGENPHQQAAFYKKPLSTSVSIAAATQLHGKELSYNNINDADAALAIVKEFSNPAAVAVKHMNPCGVGVGETIHEAYLRAYEADSTSIFGGIVALNREVDVQTAQALHEIFLEIIIAPSFSDEALQVLQGKKNIRLLQIDMNADDKAENRVVSVHGGMLVQTEDAYTLENADVQVVTKREPTEQEWQDLRLAWQVVKHVKSNAIVLAKDSMTIGVGAGQMNRVGAAQIAITQAGDKAIGSAMGSDAFFPMADTVEAAARAGVTAIIQPGGSIRDNDSIVKADEYGITMVFTGLRHFKH; this is encoded by the coding sequence ATGAAAAAACGTGCGCTTGTCAGCGTTTCAAATAAAGAAAATCTTGTGCCGTTTGTACAAGGGCTTCAGGCACTTGGCTATGAAGTAATTTCAACTGGTGGGACAAAAAAACAACTTGAAGAAAACGGTGTAACTGTAATAGGTATATCTGAGGTGACTGGTTTTCCTGAAATTCTTGACGGACGTGTCAAAACATTACATCCTGCCATTCACGGTGGATTATTAGCAATGCGCAGTAAGCAAGAGCATACGCAGCAAATTAAGGAACATGCCATTCAACCTATTGATGTTGTTTGTGTCAATTTGTATCCGTTTAAAGAGACAATCTCAAAACCTAATGTTCGCTTTGAGGACGCAATCGAAAATATTGATATTGGTGGGCCCTCTATGCTTCGGTCAGCAGCAAAAAACCACGAGGCTGTAACGGTTGTTGTTGATCCAGAAGATTATGAAAAAGTATTAGTTGAACTAAAGGATACAGGTGATACAACGGTGGAAACAAGACGTCGCTTAGCAGCAAAGGTGTTTCGCCACACGGCTGCGTATGATGCGTTAATTGCTGAGTTTTTAACAACGCAATCAGGTGAGGAGTTTCCGGAAAGCTATACTGTTACATATGAGAAAAAACAAGACTTACGTTACGGTGAGAACCCGCATCAACAAGCAGCATTTTATAAAAAGCCATTAAGCACGAGTGTGTCTATTGCGGCAGCTACGCAGCTGCATGGTAAAGAACTATCTTATAATAATATAAACGATGCAGATGCAGCTTTAGCAATTGTAAAAGAATTCTCAAACCCAGCAGCAGTTGCTGTTAAACATATGAATCCTTGTGGAGTTGGTGTGGGAGAAACAATTCATGAAGCTTATTTGCGCGCTTATGAAGCTGATTCCACCTCTATATTTGGGGGGATTGTCGCATTAAATCGTGAAGTGGATGTGCAGACAGCCCAAGCTCTTCATGAAATCTTTTTAGAAATTATCATAGCACCAAGTTTCTCAGATGAAGCACTTCAAGTGCTTCAAGGTAAGAAGAATATTCGATTGCTGCAAATAGACATGAACGCTGATGATAAGGCAGAGAATAGAGTGGTTTCAGTGCACGGTGGGATGCTCGTTCAGACAGAAGATGCGTACACATTAGAAAATGCTGATGTGCAAGTGGTGACAAAGCGGGAACCAACAGAGCAGGAGTGGCAGGATCTTCGCCTTGCTTGGCAGGTTGTGAAGCACGTAAAGTCCAATGCGATTGTATTAGCAAAAGACAGCATGACGATAGGTGTAGGGGCTGGTCAGATGAATCGTGTGGGAGCTGCTCAAATTGCAATAACGCAAGCTGGCGATAAAGCAATTGGAAGTGCGATGGGTTCAGACGCCTTTTTCCCAATGGCTGACACAGTAGAAGCGGCAGCTCGTGCGGGTGTTACAGCTATTATTCAGCCAGGTGGCTCTATTCGAGATAATGATTCTATTGTCAAAGCAGATGAATATGGCATAACGATGGTTTTCACGGGACTTAGACATTTTAAGCATTAA
- the purD gene encoding phosphoribosylamine--glycine ligase: MNILIIGRGGREHALAWKLSQSPLAQRVFVAPGNDGMKVVAQTVAIEETNTDDLLAFVKENHIELVIVGPEVPLQQGIVDVFQASGIKVFGPNKKAAKIEGSKAFAKRLMEKYNIPTSMYATFDTYDDALQYVNEQGAPIVIKADGLAAGKGVTVAMTLDEAQQALKEMMLDQKFGEASTRVVIEEFLEGPEFSLMAFVNGEKVYPMVIAQDHKRAYNNDEGPNTGGMGAYSPVPLINKAVVQEAVDTIVKPTANALVQEGASFTGVLYAGLMLTKDGPKVIEFNARFGDPETQVVLPRLESDLLENIIDILDEREPNLRWSSEAIVGVVLAAKGYPDVYEKGSQIQGLDKTDALVFHAGTIQENDKWIANGGRVLLFAKAGQTIQEAQKNVYAEIDKIKADGLFYRTDIANKAIDFQRV; this comes from the coding sequence TTGAACATTTTAATTATTGGTCGTGGTGGTCGTGAACATGCATTAGCCTGGAAATTGTCACAAAGTCCGTTGGCACAAAGAGTCTTCGTTGCACCAGGTAATGATGGTATGAAAGTAGTTGCTCAAACAGTAGCAATTGAAGAAACAAATACAGATGATTTATTAGCTTTTGTAAAAGAAAACCATATTGAACTTGTAATAGTGGGCCCTGAGGTACCGCTTCAACAAGGGATTGTGGATGTTTTTCAAGCTTCAGGAATAAAGGTGTTTGGACCGAATAAAAAAGCTGCAAAAATTGAAGGAAGTAAAGCCTTCGCAAAGCGTTTGATGGAAAAATATAATATTCCAACAAGTATGTACGCCACCTTCGATACGTATGACGACGCACTGCAGTATGTGAACGAACAAGGTGCACCGATTGTTATAAAAGCGGATGGATTAGCTGCTGGTAAGGGTGTTACAGTAGCTATGACATTGGATGAAGCACAGCAAGCGTTAAAAGAGATGATGCTTGATCAAAAATTTGGTGAGGCAAGCACACGTGTTGTTATTGAAGAATTCCTAGAGGGACCTGAATTTTCTTTAATGGCATTCGTAAATGGTGAAAAAGTGTATCCTATGGTGATTGCACAAGATCATAAGCGTGCCTACAACAATGATGAAGGTCCAAATACAGGTGGTATGGGGGCTTACTCTCCTGTTCCACTCATAAATAAAGCAGTCGTTCAAGAAGCTGTAGATACGATTGTCAAGCCGACGGCTAATGCCCTTGTACAAGAAGGAGCTTCTTTTACAGGTGTTTTATATGCGGGGTTAATGCTTACAAAAGACGGACCAAAGGTTATTGAATTTAATGCACGATTTGGGGACCCAGAAACACAAGTAGTATTGCCGCGACTTGAAAGTGATTTGCTTGAGAATATCATCGATATACTTGATGAAAGAGAGCCAAACTTACGTTGGTCCTCTGAGGCTATTGTTGGAGTTGTGCTTGCCGCAAAAGGCTATCCAGATGTATATGAAAAGGGATCACAAATACAAGGACTTGATAAAACCGACGCTCTTGTTTTTCATGCAGGAACTATTCAGGAGAATGACAAATGGATTGCCAATGGAGGAAGAGTGTTACTATTTGCTAAAGCAGGCCAAACGATTCAAGAGGCACAAAAAAATGTATATGCTGAAATAGATAAAATTAAAGCCGATGGACTATTCTATCGTACAGATATTGCGAATAAAGCTATAGATTTTCAGCGTGTTTGA
- a CDS encoding EYxxD motif small membrane protein, whose product MFWEYLTDMIFVYATLIGSIIAILYVYIRKRKNQTR is encoded by the coding sequence ATGTTTTGGGAATATCTCACTGATATGATTTTCGTTTATGCTACTCTCATCGGTAGTATTATTGCCATATTATATGTCTACATAAGAAAACGAAAAAATCAAACACGCTGA
- a CDS encoding DUF2892 domain-containing protein, which translates to MVKPNIGIVNALVRITCGFTTISWATAKLTRQPWRSDSYLMMAMLGGMKIAEGITRFCPMTYMFEQFSKEQCSQEQTKQKMQGSMYSTNFPPES; encoded by the coding sequence ATGGTCAAACCGAATATCGGTATAGTCAATGCTCTCGTTCGAATTACATGTGGGTTTACTACCATATCGTGGGCAACAGCAAAGCTTACTCGTCAGCCTTGGCGAAGTGATTCATATTTAATGATGGCCATGCTTGGTGGTATGAAGATTGCTGAAGGTATTACGCGTTTTTGTCCTATGACGTACATGTTTGAACAGTTCAGCAAAGAACAATGTTCACAAGAACAAACAAAGCAAAAAATGCAAGGAAGCATGTATTCAACTAACTTTCCACCTGAATCATAA